A segment of the Candidatus Latescibacter sp. genome:
GTCTTCCTTCCGCCGCGCGGATACCGTTATGTGGAGGAGTCGGAAAAGATTCACGACATATTCCACTACTATACCCCGCTTGTGGAATCGCTGAGTCTCGATGAGGCTTTCCTCGATATTTCCGGGTCGCACCTCCTTTTCGGGTCAAGCGTCGAAATCGGCCGTGAAATCAAACGCCGCATCCGTGAGACAACCGGTCTGGTTGCTTCGGTCGGAATCGCCCCGACAAAATTCGTCGCCAAAATCGCCTCTGACCTTGAGAAGCCCGACGGTTTCGTGGTGGTTCATGAAGAGGAGGTACTCGATTTCCTGCGCCCTCTCGACGCCCGCAAGATGTGGGGAGTAGGCAGGGTGACCTGGCAGAAGCTGGAGAAGCTCAGTTTACGAACCATCGGCGATATACGGGACTACCCGCCGGAACAGATGGAGCGGATATTCGGCCAGCAGGGCATTCACTTCCACAATCTATCCCTGGGCATCGACGAGCGTTCGGTGAACCCGGTTTGGGACCGCAAACAGGTGGGCGCCGAATACACCTTCGATGTGGACACCGGCGATATGGATGAAGTGGAGCGCACCATCCTGGCATTATCCGACAAAGTTGCGAGCCGTCTCTATCGGAAGGGATTCCGGGGGCGGACGGTTACCCTCAAACTCCGCGACGAGACATTCAACACGGTTACCCGCTCGCGGACGCTCAGCCGGGCGGTGATGTCCGGGGAGGACATCTACCGTGAGGCGCGTTCCCTGTTCCGCGGAGAAAATCTTCATGGCCGTAAGGTAAGGCTGGTGGGAATATCCGTTTCCGAGTTCGAGTCGGAAAACCAGATTTCCCTCTTTGATGAAAAAACCACCGAACGCAAGGAAAAGGTTGAAGAGGTCATCGCCCGTGTGCGGGACAAGTTCGGCAAAACAGCAATCACCCGCGCGGCGCTGGTGAAAAAAGACGGAATACGGAATACAGAAGACAAAAATCAGAAGAAAAAACCTCAGAATTTGTCGGGATTGTAAAAAAGTCAGTTTTGTCATAATTCAGCCCCTGAAACGATTTAAGGGCGATTGCGTCATGCCGAACTTGCTACGTCGTCAAATCTTGTAAATCCTGTTAATCCTGTCAATTTTTTTCTCTTTTTCTTTTTTATTGCGAACTTTGCGAACTTTGCGAGAAACAATCTTTTATTCTGGCTTCTGTCTTTCGACTTCTGTATTCTTTCTTTATGAACATTCTCCTTGTCAATCCCTGGATAACCGATTTTGCTGCGTACGATCTCTGGGCGAAACCCCTGGGGCTGCTTTATATCGGCGCCTTTCTCGAAGCGCGCGGACACCGGGTGCGCCTGGTGGACTGTATGCACCGTTTTCAGGGTGAGCACGGCTACATCGGAGGTGAGAAGCGCCTCTTCGGAACCGGCAAATTCCATCGCGAGATCATTACCAAGCCGGGCAGTATCGCTCATGTACCCCGCCACTACTGCCGTTACGGCATCCCGGTGGATTTGTTTCGATGTTTGGTGATGGAAGGACCTGCGCCCGAAGTCATTCTCGTGACCTGCGTCATGACCTACTGGTATCCGGGGGCGTTCGAGGCGATCGCCCTCCTCCGGAAATGGTTCCCGGCGACGCCGGTCGTTCTCGGCGGAATTTATGCGGCTCTGTGCACAGAACATGCACGTGAGAAGAGCGGCGCTGATACAGTCATCACCTCTTCCCTCCCTTCAGAAATCATCAGCTCAGTTGAAGCGTTCGGGGGAAAGCAGGGTGAAGGACCTGTTCCGCACGACTCTTTCGATCGATGGCCAGAGCCGGTATGGGAGCAGTATGCCGAGCTTCCCGCCGCCGCGGTTCTGACTTCGAGGGGATGTCCCATGCGCTGCACCATGTGCGCATCACACCTTCTCTTTTCCGGGTTCGAGCGCTGCGACCCCGGTAAAGCCGCTGAATCCCTTCGAAACCTTGCCTTTCGGAACTCCTGCCGGGATATCGCTTTCTATGATGACGCCCTTCTCCTGGATGCAGGGCATTATGCGCTTCCTCTTTTCGAAGAGCTGGCGCAGGAGGGCGCACCGGCAAGGCTTCATACCCCCAACGGCCTCCATGTCCGTGAAATCAATCCCGAACTTGCCCATGCAATGAAACGCGCCGGAATGACTACCATCCGCCTCAGCCTTGAAACCTCCTCCGACGAGCGAGCCCGCGAAAAATATTCCGGCAAGGTGAGCCGTGACCGGTTCAAAAGCGCAGTCCGGGCGCTCTTCAGGGCCGGTTTTGCTCCAGACAGCATCGGGGCGTATGTTCTCGCCGGTCTGCCGGGACAGGAAAAGGAAGAAGTATACGACACAGTGGCCTTCTCCCATTCATGCGGGGTGAAAGTGAAACCGGCGCTTTTCAGCCCGGTGCCGGGAACGGCGGAATTCGAGCGCGCAATTGAAACCGGGATGCTATCGAGAGATGCCGATCCGCTCCTCCATAACAATACGCTTCGCACGTTTGATCTTTGGGGTGGGGAAGGGGAATATGAGAAGTTCAAGCGGATGGTGACGGAGGGAAGTAGAAAAATACTTGGGAAGACAGAAGACAGAATAAAGTTTGAACCATGATTCATGGGATTAAAGGATTATCATGATGGAAAAAGTTGGGCTTTAAGCTTATTTACTCCCTGGCCATCTCCCAGATATTT
Coding sequences within it:
- the dinB gene encoding DNA polymerase IV translates to MPDIIHVDMDCFFAAVEIKDNPDLAGKPVIVGALPGTRGVVSACSYEARKYGIHSAMPVSQAYKRCPHGVFLPPRGYRYVEESEKIHDIFHYYTPLVESLSLDEAFLDISGSHLLFGSSVEIGREIKRRIRETTGLVASVGIAPTKFVAKIASDLEKPDGFVVVHEEEVLDFLRPLDARKMWGVGRVTWQKLEKLSLRTIGDIRDYPPEQMERIFGQQGIHFHNLSLGIDERSVNPVWDRKQVGAEYTFDVDTGDMDEVERTILALSDKVASRLYRKGFRGRTVTLKLRDETFNTVTRSRTLSRAVMSGEDIYREARSLFRGENLHGRKVRLVGISVSEFESENQISLFDEKTTERKEKVEEVIARVRDKFGKTAITRAALVKKDGIRNTEDKNQKKKPQNLSGL
- a CDS encoding B12-binding domain-containing radical SAM protein; this encodes MNILLVNPWITDFAAYDLWAKPLGLLYIGAFLEARGHRVRLVDCMHRFQGEHGYIGGEKRLFGTGKFHREIITKPGSIAHVPRHYCRYGIPVDLFRCLVMEGPAPEVILVTCVMTYWYPGAFEAIALLRKWFPATPVVLGGIYAALCTEHAREKSGADTVITSSLPSEIISSVEAFGGKQGEGPVPHDSFDRWPEPVWEQYAELPAAAVLTSRGCPMRCTMCASHLLFSGFERCDPGKAAESLRNLAFRNSCRDIAFYDDALLLDAGHYALPLFEELAQEGAPARLHTPNGLHVREINPELAHAMKRAGMTTIRLSLETSSDERAREKYSGKVSRDRFKSAVRALFRAGFAPDSIGAYVLAGLPGQEKEEVYDTVAFSHSCGVKVKPALFSPVPGTAEFERAIETGMLSRDADPLLHNNTLRTFDLWGGEGEYEKFKRMVTEGSRKILGKTEDRIKFEP